A portion of the Mytilus galloprovincialis chromosome 12, xbMytGall1.hap1.1, whole genome shotgun sequence genome contains these proteins:
- the LOC143055625 gene encoding C-type lectin domain family 4 member E-like encodes MVYVLTLYLLVSGLAFVSSECQFGWKHYLNKCYYFSTDSRNWVAASASCRAHTAELVVIETETENKFIAGEILKLRGDFWLDGTDEFAEGNWEWASIAEIIHYSNWYPGEPNNVYGEEDCLMTNNGLWNDAPCNRTYKFVCERSFELPIVG; translated from the exons ATGGTGTATGTCCTTACATTATACTTATTGG TTTCCGGATTGGCATTTGTGAGCTCTGAATGCCAGTTTGGATGGAAACATTATTTGAACAAGTGTTACTACTTTAGCACTGATTCCAGGAACTGGGTTGCAGCATCG GCTTCATGTAGAGCCCACACAGCTGAATTGGTTGTCATCGAAACTGaaactgaaaataaatttattgctGGCGAAATACTTAAACTGAGAG gGGACTTTTGGTTGGATGGAACTGACGAATTTGCGGAGGGTAATTGGGAGTGGGCATCAATAGCAGAGATAATTCATTACTCCAACTGGTATCCTGGAGAACCAAACAATGTCTATGGCGAAGAAGACTGCCTAATGACTAATAACGGCCTCTGGAACGATGCACCTTGTAATCGGACATACAAATTTGTTTGTGAAAGAAg CTTTGAATTGCCAATAGTCGGGTAA